One Leptolyngbya sp. NIES-2104 genomic window carries:
- a CDS encoding filamentous hemagglutinin N-terminal domain-containing protein: protein MNRTWLSLGLMGMGLIVSVDLSSAQTVVPDRTLNTIVNTSNNRDFTITNGTAAGSNLFHSFREFSIPTGGSATFDLVNTPNISTILSRVTGSNVSSIDGLIKTSNSINPVSLFLLNPNGILFGTNARLDIGGSFIGTTATSVKFVDGAEFAADPSIAPLLTMSVPIGLQMGRNPGTIAVNGTGHTLQLPSTYAPVIRTSPPTSGLQVKPNRTLALVGGNVTLDGGVLSAPQGRLEIISGSSGSVSLAPVAQGWDLNADSLQADRDISLTNRSSLDASGAGNTALQLVGKTIQIRNGSIALMVTQGSQPPGSFQIKASEAFQLSGLDRSGRFGSYVINDVFAGTGADMTIVAPQIRLSETAMVHARAFGRSQAGNVAIKASTIQLDGQADTNPTIRTRLAASTLGQSNAGIFTISADQLLVLNSAIISSSNLGSGRGGDMLVVANTVKVDGFSPLTRQPSLLTVAALGAGNAGKLSINTQELSVTRGGNINTSTLASGNAGSLEITATRSIEVSGGVPSLSGEAEVSVIASAASVVSPEIQRVLALPPIPSGAAGSLTLNTPSLSILDGATVKVDNQGLGNAGTLNINANSIYLNGGSTIAAVTAVGDGGNLSLTAQTLLLRDRASITATAGGAGNGGNITIQSPIVLGLGNSDIVANADRGQGGNXAITTQGIFGLQNRDRLTPASDITASSXFGIXGTVQVNNVGVDPNAGLVELSDTLIDQTQQLTAGCSSNQGSSFVMTGRGGIPMNPLDQTAGRHRTWTDLRSLSLSNQSVRAESTLPLVEATTWKRDLSGRVQLIAESPIPSTQTATCAGGDR, encoded by the coding sequence ATGAATCGTACTTGGCTCAGTTTGGGATTGATGGGGATGGGGTTGATAGTCAGTGTCGATCTCAGTTCGGCTCAAACCGTCGTACCGGATAGAACACTGAATACGATCGTCAATACTTCAAACAATCGTGACTTCACCATCACCAATGGCACCGCAGCAGGCAGCAACCTTTTCCATAGCTTCCGCGAATTCTCGATTCCAACAGGCGGTTCTGCCACTTTTGATCTGGTTAACACGCCTAATATTTCCACGATTCTTAGTCGAGTAACTGGTAGCAATGTTTCTAGCATTGATGGACTAATCAAAACCAGTAACAGCATCAATCCAGTGAGTTTATTTCTCCTCAATCCCAATGGCATCCTCTTTGGGACAAATGCTCGACTCGACATCGGTGGATCGTTCATTGGCACAACTGCTACCAGTGTCAAGTTTGTCGATGGTGCAGAGTTTGCAGCAGATCCGAGTATTGCACCGCTCTTGACGATGAGTGTGCCGATCGGTCTGCAAATGGGGCGAAATCCAGGTACGATCGCGGTTAACGGAACCGGACACACGCTGCAATTGCCAAGTACTTATGCACCCGTAATTAGAACCAGCCCACCCACATCAGGATTACAGGTCAAGCCGAATCGAACTCTGGCACTCGTCGGAGGCAATGTGACGCTAGATGGTGGCGTTCTGTCAGCCCCGCAGGGAAGGCTAGAGATCATCAGTGGTAGCAGTGGCAGCGTCAGCTTAGCACCCGTTGCTCAAGGCTGGGATTTGAATGCAGATTCCCTGCAAGCTGATCGAGATATTTCGCTCACGAATCGATCGTCGCTCGATGCAAGTGGAGCAGGCAACACGGCTCTTCAGCTTGTCGGCAAGACGATTCAGATTCGCAATGGCTCGATCGCACTCATGGTGACTCAGGGATCTCAACCGCCCGGCAGTTTTCAGATTAAAGCGTCCGAAGCCTTTCAACTCTCTGGACTAGATCGATCCGGCAGGTTTGGTAGCTATGTGATCAATGATGTCTTTGCTGGAACCGGGGCAGACATGACGATCGTGGCTCCTCAGATCAGGCTATCGGAGACAGCGATGGTTCACGCGAGAGCCTTTGGCAGAAGTCAAGCGGGGAATGTTGCAATCAAGGCATCTACGATTCAACTTGATGGACAAGCCGACACCAATCCGACAATCCGCACTAGACTTGCTGCTTCAACATTGGGTCAGAGCAATGCAGGAATCTTCACGATTTCAGCGGATCAACTCCTCGTTCTCAATAGTGCAATTATTTCATCTTCTAACCTTGGCAGCGGACGGGGTGGAGATATGCTCGTGGTTGCCAATACGGTCAAGGTTGATGGCTTTAGTCCACTCACTCGACAGCCTAGCCTATTGACTGTCGCTGCTTTAGGAGCAGGGAACGCAGGTAAATTGAGCATCAATACCCAAGAATTAAGCGTGACTCGTGGGGGCAATATCAACACCTCAACGCTGGCGAGCGGCAATGCTGGCAGCTTGGAGATCACTGCGACTCGCTCGATCGAAGTGAGTGGGGGGGTGCCGTCTTTGAGCGGCGAGGCCGAGGTGAGTGTAATCGCGTCGGCGGCAAGTGTGGTTTCTCCCGAAATTCAACGAGTCCTGGCATTGCCACCGATCCCAAGTGGTGCAGCGGGCAGTCTGACCCTCAACACGCCATCGTTGAGCATCCTAGATGGCGCGACGGTCAAGGTTGATAACCAGGGGTTAGGAAACGCTGGGACTTTGAACATCAATGCGAACTCTATCTACTTGAACGGAGGCAGCACGATCGCAGCGGTGACAGCGGTCGGCGATGGCGGCAACCTCTCCCTAACGGCTCAAACACTCTTACTGCGCGATCGCGCTTCGATTACGGCAACAGCAGGCGGAGCAGGCAACGGCGGCAATATTACGATTCAGTCTCCGATCGTGCTGGGATTAGGAAACAGTGACATTGTTGCGAATGCGGACAGGGGGCAAGGGGGCAATATNGCCATCACGACTCAAGGTATCTTTGGCTTGCAGAACCGCGATCGCCTCACACCCGCCAGCGACATCACCGCCAGTTCCNAATTTGGCATTAANGGAACTGTTCAAGTCAACAATGTTGGCGTTGACCCCAACGCTGGCTTAGTCGAACTCTCAGACACCCTGATTGATCAAACCCAACAACTGACAGCAGGATGTTCCTCGAATCAAGGCAGCAGTTTTGTGATGACGGGACGCGGGGGCATCCCAATGAATCCGCTTGACCAAACAGCAGGTCGCCATCGCACTTGGACAGATCTGCGTTCTCTCTCTCTAAGCAATCAATCTGTCAGGGCTGAATCAACTTTACCATTAGTGGAAGCCACGACTTGGAAACGCGATCT
- a CDS encoding FAD-dependent oxidoreductase, with amino-acid sequence MLALRFYLCIIQAIDPLGFQILCRSQVQKLEREQSCINISLSGEVDKISATTVVWIEERTPNLDELNLEQINIDLDRGAIAVDGYSCTSQPNIFAVGDCTLRPHWTPVAIASGRAFADTEFGNQTCAVSYKNIPAVISTKPEAATIGLSETQAREKFGNAVRCYRKTFQPLFNLIGESKQEALLKLVIDQHSDRVLGAHMVGEYASEIIQMVAPAMKAGVTKKHFDQAIGIHPSLGEEFFTMR; translated from the coding sequence TTGCTGGCACTTAGATTCTACCTCTGCATAATTCAGGCGATAGACCCGCTTGGGTTTCAGATTCTATGTCGATCGCAAGTGCAAAAACTTGAGCGCGAACAGTCCTGTATCAATATTAGTCTCTCTGGTGAAGTAGATAAGATTTCTGCGACGACGGTTGTTTGGATTGAGGAGCGCACGCCTAACTTAGATGAACTCAACTTAGAGCAGATTAATATTGACCTCGATCGAGGCGCAATTGCTGTTGATGGATATAGTTGCACCTCGCAGCCCAATATTTTCGCTGTTGGAGACTGTACCCTCCGCCCACATTGGACTCCGGTTGCGATCGCATCCGGGCGTGCATTTGCTGATACCGAATTTGGTAATCAGACTTGTGCTGTTAGCTACAAGAATATTCCTGCTGTCATCTCGACAAAACCTGAAGCCGCAACAATCGGATTGAGCGAAACGCAAGCCCGCGAGAAGTTTGGGAATGCGGTTCGATGCTACCGCAAAACGTTTCAACCGTTATTTAATCTCATCGGGGAATCAAAGCAAGAAGCATTGCTCAAACTTGTGATTGATCAGCACTCCGACCGAGTTTTAGGCGCTCACATGGTGGGTGAATATGCAAGTGAGATTATTCAAATGGTTGCGCCTGCGATGAAAGCAGGAGTCACCAAGAAGCACTTTGATCAAGCGATCGGCATTCATCCCTCGCTAGGAGAAGAGTTTTTCACTATGCGTTAA